The Deinococcus koreensis genome window below encodes:
- a CDS encoding class I SAM-dependent methyltransferase: MNYDEFADLYDHQYDLYRDDLHFYAGVAERAGGPVLEVGAGTGRVTAFLARRGVDVTGLEPSGRMIGRGLERAARDGLNLHFQQGDARTFRLDTKFALAIAPFNALMHLYTPNEQLQALENIHAHLRPGAGFVFDLYVPRFGKPNTVRHEGETFHGPDGSRTDVTLVQRHDRVRQHITTEYTVDTAAPDGTLRRRFYTLTQRYYTRYEVEWLLRFAGFESPRVTGSFQGGPLERGSDVMVFQTRAL, from the coding sequence GTGAATTACGACGAGTTCGCCGACCTCTACGACCACCAGTACGACCTGTACCGGGACGACCTGCACTTCTACGCGGGCGTGGCCGAGCGCGCGGGCGGGCCGGTGCTGGAGGTCGGGGCGGGCACCGGGCGGGTCACGGCCTTCCTGGCGCGGCGCGGGGTGGACGTGACCGGCCTGGAGCCCAGCGGCCGCATGATCGGGCGCGGCCTGGAGCGGGCCGCCAGGGACGGCCTGAACCTGCACTTTCAGCAGGGCGACGCCCGCACCTTCCGGCTGGACACGAAATTCGCGCTGGCCATCGCGCCCTTCAATGCGCTGATGCACCTGTACACGCCCAATGAACAGCTCCAGGCGCTGGAGAACATCCACGCGCACCTGCGGCCCGGCGCCGGCTTCGTCTTCGACCTGTACGTGCCGCGCTTCGGCAAACCCAACACTGTGCGCCACGAGGGCGAGACCTTCCACGGGCCGGACGGCTCACGCACCGATGTCACCCTGGTGCAGCGCCACGACCGGGTGCGCCAGCACATCACCACCGAGTACACGGTGGACACCGCCGCGCCGGACGGGACGCTCAGGCGCCGCTTCTACACCCTGACCCAGCGCTACTACACCCGCTACGAGGTCGAGTGGCTGCTGCGCTTCGCCGGCTTCGAGTCGCCGCGCGTGACCGGCTCGTTCCAGGGCGGCCCGCTGGAACGGGGCAGCGACGTGATGGTGTTCCAGACGCGGGCGCTGTAA